One Thermodesulfobacteriota bacterium genomic window carries:
- a CDS encoding 3-oxoacyl-[acyl-carrier-protein] synthase III C-terminal domain-containing protein, translating to MSKVVSAGTADVPYKFHQSEARDYIHQLFSHSREDIERLINVFDNSTIEVRHFTLPKEWFGKEHSFKERNEAYIENACRLSKGAALSCLEKIGAGFSDFDHIIFVSSTGISTPSIDAVLINELKLDAHMRRTPIWGLGCVGGAVGLSRAFEYTRAFPDSAVLLIALEICSMAFHRDDYSKSHIIATALFSDGAAAALVVGKNHRLFNRRGVNLSDCLSTIYYDSLDVMGWEIADQGFKVIFSKDIPSIVRKYVRPNVEELLHKHKLAVSDIKHYVIHPGGLKVINSYEESLDLPSGELRYSRKVLREHGNMSSPTVLYVLDEFLTEGDFSTGDYGLISALGPGFSSELLLFQAEK from the coding sequence ATGTCAAAAGTGGTTTCAGCAGGTACAGCAGATGTTCCATACAAATTCCATCAAAGCGAGGCCAGGGACTATATACATCAACTGTTCTCTCATTCGCGCGAGGATATAGAAAGGCTTATCAACGTCTTTGATAACTCTACGATCGAGGTAAGGCATTTCACCCTGCCCAAGGAATGGTTCGGCAAAGAGCATAGCTTCAAGGAGCGAAATGAAGCATATATAGAAAATGCCTGCCGCTTATCCAAGGGGGCGGCTCTGTCCTGTCTTGAAAAGATAGGAGCGGGCTTTTCAGATTTTGATCATATTATATTCGTATCCAGCACCGGGATTTCCACACCCAGTATAGACGCCGTATTGATAAATGAACTTAAACTGGACGCACATATGAGACGCACCCCCATCTGGGGATTAGGGTGCGTGGGAGGAGCGGTCGGTTTGAGCCGGGCATTCGAATATACCCGGGCGTTCCCGGATAGCGCGGTGCTCCTGATTGCGCTTGAGATCTGCAGCATGGCCTTTCACCGTGACGACTATTCCAAGAGTCATATTATAGCTACTGCCCTTTTCTCCGATGGAGCAGCGGCTGCGTTAGTAGTGGGTAAAAACCATAGACTCTTTAACCGGAGAGGCGTTAACCTATCGGATTGCCTATCCACCATCTATTACGACTCACTGGACGTCATGGGCTGGGAGATAGCGGACCAAGGATTCAAGGTTATATTCAGCAAGGACATTCCATCAATAGTGAGAAAATACGTAAGACCGAATGTAGAGGAACTGCTCCACAAGCATAAGCTGGCCGTTTCCGACATCAAGCACTACGTCATACATCCAGGCGGGCTCAAGGTCATAAATTCTTATGAAGAGTCCTTAGACCTTCCGTCCGGGGAACTAAGATATTCGAGGAAGGTTTTGCGGGAGCACGGCAATATGTCGTCCCCTACCGTGCTCTATGTTCTTGACGAGTTTCTCACCGAGGGGGATTTCAGCACCGGCGATTACGGCTTGATCTCCGCACTCGGCCCCGGATTCAGCTCCGAATTGCTTTTGTTTCAAGCCGAAA